The following proteins are encoded in a genomic region of Galbibacter sp. BG1:
- a CDS encoding glyceraldehyde-3-phosphate dehydrogenase — protein sequence MSFRDSLDNKFDVSEFLVHPAGFIPIIQPITEPALGDIGIMIAPIFIKPNKYQSKTEYIPPNVTSLFGAYTGNKSYFFGGYHSAHQIKLGFKYSLAMGYGSINMSYYRKLPIIGDSEFEFNFKSFPGFGSIMKQIGDSEFYLGLEYLFMKSEISPNFNDPNLPSFVDPKDLNALISSPGLVGEYDHRDNVFTPDKGLYVNVAYHINRDWTGSDYNFNDLMIIALKYFQLKQNWVSGIRFQAEFLMGDAPFFAQPGIVLRGVPLARYQGDQTYVLETEQRYDFTRRWSAVGFGGLAKAVTESESFGNSDLIYNYGTGFRYLIARKFKLRVGMDFAWSNDDFGYYITFGTAWNQRN from the coding sequence TTGAGTTTTAGGGATTCTTTGGACAATAAGTTTGATGTAAGTGAGTTCCTGGTTCACCCTGCTGGATTTATTCCCATTATACAACCCATTACCGAACCTGCCCTAGGAGATATTGGAATCATGATAGCCCCAATTTTTATAAAACCTAATAAGTACCAATCAAAAACAGAGTACATCCCACCAAATGTTACCTCTTTATTTGGAGCCTACACTGGGAACAAGTCTTATTTTTTTGGGGGCTATCACAGTGCACATCAAATAAAACTGGGTTTTAAATACTCTTTAGCTATGGGCTATGGCTCCATTAATATGAGTTACTACAGGAAACTCCCCATAATTGGGGATAGTGAATTTGAATTTAATTTTAAATCCTTTCCAGGTTTTGGTTCTATTATGAAGCAAATTGGAGATTCCGAATTTTACCTGGGCCTGGAATATCTTTTTATGAAAAGTGAAATCTCACCAAATTTTAATGACCCTAATCTCCCCTCCTTTGTAGACCCAAAAGACTTAAATGCCTTAATAAGCAGTCCAGGGTTGGTAGGCGAATACGATCATCGGGATAACGTTTTTACGCCAGACAAAGGGCTTTACGTAAACGTAGCTTACCATATAAATAGGGATTGGACGGGTAGTGATTATAACTTTAATGATTTAATGATAATCGCCTTAAAGTACTTTCAACTAAAACAAAATTGGGTTTCGGGAATACGGTTTCAAGCGGAATTTTTAATGGGGGATGCACCTTTTTTTGCACAGCCTGGAATAGTTTTAAGAGGTGTTCCCTTAGCGCGCTACCAAGGAGACCAAACTTATGTGCTCGAGACGGAACAGCGCTATGATTTTACTAGAAGATGGAGCGCTGTAGGCTTTGGAGGACTCGCTAAAGCAGTTACCGAAAGCGAAAGTTTTGGCAATTCCGATTTGATTTATAATTACGGTACTGGCTTTCGTTATTTAATCGCTCGAAAGTTTAAACTTAGGGTTGGGATGGATTTTGCATGGTCTAATGATGATTTTGGCTACTACATAACTTTTGGTACGGCATGGAATCAAAGGAATTAA
- a CDS encoding alpha/beta hydrolase: protein MQHQGFDFYYRNKRLFGQYWHGDSPKAVVILVHGMGEHSGRYTGSIIPELVYAGYAVISYDQFGHGHSEGKRGHCPSYNAVLNCIDEILEKKNELFPDLPVFLYGHSLGGNVVINYVMQRTSNFVGVVATSPFLRMAFDPPSWKLSVGKLFYYFFPFVTLPSGIEPKYISRDEQEVEKYKDDPLVHDRVSPNFTFPFIKWGEWALNNPKKLETPLLLLHGTGDYITSHWASKAFAKQSDYITFKLYKGGYHELHNDLEREDVYETVISWLDASLQSSQAEKTKKY, encoded by the coding sequence ATGCAGCATCAAGGTTTCGATTTTTACTACCGTAACAAGCGTTTGTTCGGGCAATATTGGCATGGCGACAGCCCAAAAGCCGTTGTTATTTTGGTTCATGGAATGGGAGAGCATAGCGGCCGCTATACCGGATCCATTATTCCAGAACTGGTGTATGCTGGCTATGCTGTGATATCATACGACCAATTTGGGCATGGACATTCTGAAGGGAAGAGAGGGCATTGCCCAAGTTATAATGCTGTTTTAAACTGTATAGACGAAATATTGGAAAAGAAAAACGAACTCTTTCCAGACTTACCGGTTTTTCTTTATGGGCATAGTTTAGGGGGAAATGTAGTTATTAATTACGTAATGCAGCGTACTTCAAATTTTGTGGGTGTTGTAGCTACGAGTCCGTTTTTACGAATGGCTTTCGATCCACCTTCTTGGAAATTATCCGTAGGAAAGCTTTTTTATTACTTTTTCCCATTTGTAACCTTACCAAGTGGTATTGAACCCAAATATATTTCCAGGGATGAGCAAGAAGTAGAAAAATATAAAGACGATCCGCTAGTTCATGATCGTGTAAGCCCTAATTTTACCTTCCCTTTTATAAAATGGGGAGAATGGGCACTTAACAATCCTAAGAAATTAGAAACACCCTTACTTTTGTTGCATGGAACGGGCGATTACATAACAAGCCATTGGGCGAGCAAAGCATTCGCTAAACAATCGGATTATATTACTTTTAAACTTTATAAGGGAGGATATCACGAACTACATAATGACTTGGAGAGAGAAGATGTTTACGAAACTGTAATTTCTTGGTTGGATGCTTCTTTGCAATCTTCACAAGCGGAAAAAACAAAAAAGTATTAA
- a CDS encoding HAD family hydrolase, whose protein sequence is MKINTLLIAKKLSFLFLMFLLIASCETKKEVPSENVSTPAETVEEDPLPSWNEGSSKEAIMAYVKDISDENSSNFIPVTDRIATFDNDGTLWSEQPIYFQFFFALDRIKKMAENHPEWKNKQPYKAVLENDMPTLMKQGKNGLVEIIMTTHAGMTTDEFETLVNDWISTAKHPEKDKLFTELIYQPMLELLDYLRANNFKVFIVSGGGIEFMRPWTERVYSIPKENVVGSSVQTEYTWNDGKPEIKRLAKIDLIDDKEGKPVGINRYIGKKPVFAAGNSDGDLQMLRWADANSYKTFKLYVHHTDAEREWAYDRDSHIGQFNIGLDEAEEKGWTLVNMKEDWKVIYPFQLNEENDQ, encoded by the coding sequence ATGAAGATCAATACACTTTTAATAGCAAAGAAATTATCTTTTCTTTTTTTGATGTTTTTACTGATTGCAAGTTGCGAAACCAAAAAAGAAGTACCGTCTGAAAATGTAAGTACTCCTGCTGAAACAGTAGAAGAAGATCCACTACCCTCTTGGAATGAAGGTTCCAGTAAGGAGGCCATTATGGCCTATGTGAAAGACATCTCTGATGAAAATAGCTCCAATTTTATCCCTGTCACGGATCGTATTGCAACTTTCGATAACGATGGTACCTTATGGAGTGAACAACCTATTTATTTTCAATTCTTTTTTGCGCTAGACCGAATAAAAAAAATGGCAGAGAACCATCCAGAATGGAAAAACAAACAGCCTTACAAGGCAGTTTTAGAAAACGACATGCCAACCTTAATGAAACAAGGCAAAAACGGCTTGGTGGAAATAATAATGACAACCCATGCGGGAATGACTACCGACGAATTTGAAACATTGGTGAACGATTGGATCTCCACAGCAAAACATCCTGAAAAAGATAAACTTTTTACCGAATTGATTTATCAACCTATGTTGGAGTTACTTGACTATCTTCGAGCCAATAATTTTAAAGTATTTATTGTGTCTGGAGGTGGAATTGAATTCATGAGACCTTGGACAGAACGTGTATACAGTATTCCAAAAGAAAACGTAGTAGGAAGTAGTGTACAAACCGAATACACATGGAACGATGGAAAACCAGAGATAAAAAGATTGGCTAAAATCGATTTAATCGACGATAAAGAAGGTAAACCCGTGGGCATTAACAGGTATATTGGTAAAAAACCTGTTTTCGCTGCAGGAAATTCTGATGGTGACTTACAAATGCTACGATGGGCGGATGCCAATAGCTACAAAACATTTAAACTTTATGTACATCATACCGATGCCGAACGCGAATGGGCTTACGATAGGGACTCGCATATCGGTCAATTTAACATAGGCTTAGATGAAGCTGAAGAAAAGGGCTGGACTTTGGTTAATATGAAGGAAGACTGGAAAGTTATTTATCCTTTTCAACTAAACGAAGAAAATGATCAGTAG
- a CDS encoding helix-turn-helix domain-containing protein, with protein sequence MKLIKMAKENVSSVLMDIQTVIGGTLEVIGNNKVLKVDNSLAKGEIRALHLFGRIEALIYDITFFEEINYSIIEKDTNLLYFLFFHKGFILQKSKVEENYITLKELHHNLFYLKKEFEHQSRLPANVHLQYIVINTSLLLEINDIDKPFLLNEAFRNYITTNLENGYFHDAGGIDIGVNNIAKKLWDDQSSGVLEQLQMHSTVLQILVSQIRYFENTFLARISTTQKEYWKEIEAIDRFINLHIDKNFNLKDLQLSTGINGNKLQQIIHKTYGLTANKYILKLKMDFAASLLLNPSLNISDVCYRIGFNNRSYFSKKFLEYTGKSPSEYKKSHFG encoded by the coding sequence ATGAAATTAATTAAAATGGCAAAGGAGAATGTCTCCTCTGTCCTTATGGATATCCAAACTGTTATTGGCGGTACTTTGGAGGTTATTGGGAACAACAAAGTTTTAAAAGTTGATAATTCCCTTGCCAAAGGAGAAATTAGAGCCTTACATTTATTTGGTAGAATAGAAGCTCTAATCTACGATATTACATTTTTTGAAGAAATTAATTATTCGATAATTGAAAAAGACACCAACCTACTCTATTTTTTGTTTTTTCATAAAGGCTTTATTCTTCAAAAATCGAAAGTAGAAGAAAACTACATCACCCTAAAAGAACTTCACCATAATTTATTTTACTTAAAAAAAGAATTTGAACATCAATCCAGGCTTCCCGCCAATGTACATTTGCAGTATATTGTAATTAATACCAGTTTGTTGTTGGAAATAAACGACATCGATAAGCCTTTTTTATTAAACGAAGCTTTTAGAAATTACATTACCACCAATTTAGAGAATGGCTATTTTCATGATGCTGGTGGAATCGACATTGGCGTTAATAATATTGCTAAAAAATTATGGGATGATCAATCTTCGGGAGTGTTAGAACAATTACAAATGCATAGTACGGTGCTTCAAATATTGGTAAGTCAAATTAGATATTTCGAAAACACCTTTTTAGCCAGGATTAGCACAACACAAAAGGAATACTGGAAAGAAATTGAAGCTATCGATCGTTTTATAAATTTACATATCGATAAGAACTTTAATCTAAAGGATTTACAGCTGAGCACTGGAATTAACGGAAATAAACTTCAACAAATTATTCATAAAACCTATGGATTAACAGCAAATAAATATATTTTGAAGTTAAAAATGGATTTTGCCGCTTCCCTATTGTTGAATCCTTCTTTGAATATTTCTGATGTTTGTTATCGTATAGGCTTTAACAACAGAAGCTATTTTAGTAAAAAGTTTTTGGAATACACTGGGAAATCCCCTTCAGAATATAAAAAGAGCCATTTTGGCTAA
- a CDS encoding TldD/PmbA family protein, whose product MKRRDFVQLTGLGAGALMMPMSMMGKIIPAEALLDPGMDVAIKKKMADVVLNTAKSLGATYADARIGRYLNQYVFTREDKVQNVVNTESFGIGIRVIANGTWGFASTNSVTEEGIKKATQQAVSIAKANATIQKDPVKLAPVQAHGEVSWKTPIKKNFKDVPVSEKVDLLLSANAAAMENGADYANSALFMVNEQKYFASTDGSYIDQDIHRIWPTFDVTAIDKNAGKFKTRAAMSAPMGMGYEYMDGLASEKLKGPDGLILYRNSYDMVEDAKTAAKQAKEKLTAKSVDPGKYDLVLEPNHLGLTIHESVGHPLELDRVLGYEANYAGTSFATLDKWKSGDFKYGSDIVNLVADKTQPNSLGAVGFDDEGVKTKKWDLVRNGILTNYQAIRDQVHMIDQNESHGCCYAQSWNDVQFQRMPNVSLEPGKEKYSIDEMIKDVEKGIYIAGRGSYSIDQQRYNFQFGGTVFYEIKDGKIVGMLEDVAYQSNTQEFWNSCAKICDESDYRMFGSFFDGKGQPSQISAVSHGSSTSRFNNVNVINTGRNI is encoded by the coding sequence ATGAAAAGAAGAGATTTTGTACAACTAACCGGGTTGGGAGCAGGCGCACTTATGATGCCCATGTCTATGATGGGGAAAATAATTCCTGCCGAAGCTCTTTTAGATCCAGGAATGGATGTAGCGATTAAAAAGAAAATGGCCGATGTGGTCTTAAACACAGCCAAATCCCTCGGAGCAACTTATGCAGATGCCCGAATAGGGAGATATTTAAATCAATACGTATTTACCCGAGAGGATAAAGTGCAAAATGTAGTCAATACAGAATCATTTGGTATTGGAATACGTGTTATTGCTAACGGTACTTGGGGTTTTGCCTCTACAAATAGCGTTACAGAAGAAGGCATTAAAAAAGCCACCCAGCAAGCGGTTTCCATAGCAAAAGCTAACGCCACAATCCAAAAAGATCCAGTTAAACTCGCCCCAGTACAGGCTCATGGTGAGGTTTCCTGGAAAACACCCATCAAAAAGAATTTTAAAGATGTTCCGGTTTCAGAAAAAGTAGACCTTCTTTTGTCTGCCAACGCTGCGGCCATGGAAAACGGAGCAGATTATGCAAATTCTGCACTGTTTATGGTAAACGAACAAAAATATTTTGCTTCTACTGATGGTTCTTATATCGATCAAGACATCCATAGAATATGGCCTACTTTTGATGTAACGGCTATTGATAAAAATGCTGGGAAGTTTAAGACCCGTGCCGCAATGAGTGCCCCTATGGGAATGGGGTATGAGTATATGGATGGCTTGGCTTCTGAAAAACTTAAAGGTCCAGATGGCCTAATTCTTTACCGAAACAGTTACGATATGGTAGAGGATGCCAAGACCGCTGCAAAACAGGCCAAAGAAAAATTAACTGCCAAATCGGTTGATCCTGGAAAATACGATTTGGTATTAGAACCCAATCATTTGGGATTAACGATCCACGAATCCGTTGGTCACCCTTTAGAATTGGATCGAGTTTTAGGGTATGAAGCCAATTATGCCGGAACCAGCTTTGCCACATTGGACAAATGGAAGTCGGGCGATTTTAAATACGGAAGCGATATCGTAAATCTCGTTGCCGATAAAACACAGCCAAATTCCCTTGGTGCTGTAGGTTTTGATGACGAAGGAGTGAAAACAAAGAAATGGGATCTTGTTCGAAATGGTATTTTAACCAATTATCAAGCGATCCGGGATCAAGTACATATGATAGACCAAAACGAATCTCATGGTTGTTGTTATGCCCAGAGTTGGAATGATGTTCAGTTTCAAAGGATGCCAAATGTATCTTTAGAACCAGGGAAAGAGAAATATTCTATCGATGAAATGATTAAAGATGTTGAGAAAGGAATTTATATTGCCGGTCGTGGCTCTTATTCCATAGATCAGCAGCGGTATAATTTCCAATTTGGTGGAACTGTTTTTTACGAAATAAAAGATGGTAAAATTGTGGGAATGTTAGAAGATGTTGCCTACCAGTCCAATACGCAAGAATTTTGGAATTCCTGTGCTAAGATTTGTGACGAAAGCGATTACCGTATGTTTGGTTCTTTCTTCGATGGAAAAGGACAACCTTCGCAGATAAGTGCCGTTTCTCATGGAAGTTCTACTTCCAGGTTTAACAATGTAAACGTAATAAATACGGGTAGAAACATTTAA